In one Rhopalosiphum padi isolate XX-2018 chromosome 3, ASM2088224v1, whole genome shotgun sequence genomic region, the following are encoded:
- the LOC132926925 gene encoding uncharacterized protein LOC132926925, producing MTMSESNECNNTSTPKQPYRPVIIVHGLMTGDVSTMQHLAARIAELHPGTKTYVIDRFCGLASLEPLWRQTKKLADDLLKICSLHPEGVHVIGYSQGGLIARGMIEEYGTEHNVRTFVSLSSPQGGQYGAECFTKMFPALTARTAYELFYTRLGQRALSVANYWYDPRHRDLYLKYSAYLAVIDNVKQQKSSDFNLQQYNDNDMKAMMVNTSTAVTGSTTNVAKTDDDSPKMVEARIATAIAAVSAATVKIAESHNDNNIDANNVTTDVNTIMAVVLAHDNDYAENSSSSNPNTKKLGLTRLQRLVLIGGPDDGVISPWQSSQFAVLDSSGKLISMRERRQDDIYSDNDPIGLHQLDMTDRLVEYTVPGVNHHEWHHNEKVLRECIIGWLD from the exons ATGACAATGAGCGAGTCAAATGAATGTAACAATACATCAACGCCAAAACAGCCATATAGGCCAGTAATCATTGTACATGGTTTGATGACTGGTGATGTTAGCACAATGCAACATCTGGCTGCTCGTATAGCTGAG TTACATCCAGGCACCAAAACATATGTCATAGACAGGTTCTGTGGCTTAGCTAGCTTAGAACCATTGTGGCGACAGACAAAGAAGTTAGCTGATgacctattaaaaatatgttcgtTGCATCCAGAAGGTGTTCatgttatag gaTACTCACAAGGCGGACTCATAGCAAGGGGCATGATAGAAGAATATGGTACTGAGCACAATGTTAGGACATTTGTATCGCTTAGTTCACCGCAAGGAGGACAATATGGTG ctgAGTGTTTCACTAAAATGTTTCCTGCACTGACAGCCCGTACTGCATATGAGTTGTTCTACACACGGTTGGGTCAACGGGCTCTGTCTGTAGCTAATTATTGGTATGATCCCAGACATAGGGACCTATACCTTAAATACAGTGCTTATCTTGCGGTAATTGATAATgttaaacaacaaaaatcaagtgattttaatttacaacaatataatgataatgatatgaAAGCTATGATGGTCAATACATCTACCGCAGTAACCGGTAGCACTACAAATGTAGCAAAGACTGATGATGACTCACCAAAAATGGTTGAAGCACGCATTGCTACTGCTATAGCAGCAGTCTCCGCTGCTACTGTCAAGATTGCTGAAAGCCATAACGACAATAACATTGATGCTAACAATGTTACAACAGATGTTAATACAATTATGGCTGTAGTTTTGGCCCACGATAATGACTATGCAGAAAATAGTAGTAGCTCTAACCCTAATACCAAGAAACTGGGTCTGACTCGACTGCAGAGACTGGTATTAATTGGTGGGCCTGACGATGGAGTTATTTCGCCGTGGCAATCCAG TCAATTTGCTGTATTGGATAGTTCTGGTAAACTGATATCTATGCGGGAGCGGCGACAAGATGACATATACAGTGATAATGACCCAATTGGATTACATCAGCTAGACATGACGGATCGATTGGTGGAGTACACTGTGCCAGGAGTGAATCATCATGAGTGGCACCACAATGAAAAGGTACTCCGTGAGTGCATAATTGGATGGTTAGACTAG
- the LOC132923999 gene encoding uncharacterized protein LOC132923999 isoform X1, whose protein sequence is MEGVPRLYMIGLPAKQCVYNQKPDFSSALNHEIQKSYDRDPSLYSADIDTLLGLRQSAMNVMMSSACSVEECTALKRYYANLVRLTDKFPKLLQQQGTGLKESYDDVEVGTARESKPLIFKWKRALGGKTNLQHQMKNNVDATSLVDNGNIGYEMRCVLYNVGAAHSRLAAAQDRSPPLVSSSMPTTVDGEIPSNNALKIACTHLQCAAWAFQQLLGGDGSNNEQTKWNHRQQPQVASRAALEFAYNVTLAQAQECILEKSMMDGRKPLIIAKVSAMICEYFAGAVDAVQRVEREPYCISTNRLEKWRLYSEFKCRYYGAVTALFQGQHVQDQLQQMGTRVSYYRRAVNLLGRAGLISESGGKTAASMSKDEDSADDDYYYYLQSEHGRSGAGRSAAAKELEMRRDTLSFAMDVAAAKWRAAKSENELIYHEPVVPVLSDDDDSDCLGNTSSKTNINRRQLDRVKGASLVKPIAFGVDDPELLTVVLVSNNNESSNVTTTTLFKDLVPTITRHRAAMYRTEKCNLEADMQSLCQEADDRLNEFSDTLHLECLEMYKGKNSEFSDGSNENNDVSELPQQLVNCCAAYQALLQQQQEKNGTTSSAVEEDQLDIDMARLSAAVQAVDGMLDEIDRFLKTEELGDSEYRRTVGRPYDYSAGRMRELRREASRYREAHVGRARDSWVTLSRAVRDRRRRDLELLALPPAELAARLPPARPAISAIASEVAASGSVESSYDAVESSDQNEDSESDDGSDSRLRMLQRESIKRLDRLNMVVGKMKEVREQRQTLLVRLRDEMNREDKDAAAAGMEEAEMLGELRGSDVDVTVAVKKRLDDRYGNLVSMIDQNLSAQLNILDAVRSAYARAAPERRAFANAMQRRRTLVSSLLDAYESFVVSNGGTPLETCGETMAASPNCGLLPDAVLAERCAKGLDFYQRLLTNVSKLLQRVKGTCQVQTEQRDQMIKQHQKWEATTQDLDDDSTATIGGLDDLLAAVSGIDDQDHQQDDLAALIKSFGSSGGPNKPVAPLGSSHWDEQHNHLRRLSPLGSEQQQQQKQYYHQYRHNQVQLPPSSSFNPNDGSIQYYANNLPSTKGTYNRHNSQQQPASAISTHYSYPTAYNVSAGSTALTAPENSSTSSLPSPSISSSSIPYNYYNYQLLTSKSALPSSSYNNIMTAAATSGDIDLPAMPLMNALHLNDNNGSSQNVISSYSQSSSSDVFPNAAAAVAVLQRPLPSQYSGIGYGAASGYGYHHPHTLLASRQQQFYPPQKYQQQNSTAATNAGATNVGTAGVFVQQNQQQLIGGNNGLSAGIQSSLPMSSPPISTASVNSSSLSAVTQSSSISTSGGTSTVANFYHQLPSQLLQQQQQQQQQQQQQQQQQQQQQQQQQQQQQQQQQQQQQQQQQQQQLQMYQQQLQEQKPQQQIPQQPHLYQQQMQPQLYPQQHPQLYQQQTQTPQMYQQLQQQQQPQQLTTSVGNTTAKFYYPSPLQQQASQLYQPHHQQQLQMQPPSILTTSAVTSSLQQQPSLSNNTTSIGSSYYQQLQHHPPTTVMPATTFNTVPTTPNNYIYQQPPMATVSFNQHQQQPQYYQQQFPIVGDGSGVGMGGSLATMTSTVTPILNLLDDDLVISGPPPIQPEKIGVSSVSDTVTTSANISKK, encoded by the exons ATGGAAGGTGTACCACGATTATATATGATTGGCTTACCAGCCAAACAGTGTGTTTACAACCAGAAACCTGATTTTTCATCAGCTTTAAatcat gAAATACAAAAATCATATGACCGAGATCCCAGTTTGTATTCTGCTGACATTGACACATTACTTGGACTCAGACAATCTGCTATGAATGTCATGATGTCATCAGCTTGCAGTGTAGAAGAGTGCACAGCATTAAAACGTTACTATGCAAACCTTGTTCGATTAACAGATAAGTTTCCTAAACTGTTGCAGCAACAAGGTACAGGACTAAAAGAATCTTATGATGATGTTGAAGTTGGGACGGCTAGAGAATCAAAACCATTGATATTTAAATG gaAACGAGCTCTTGGTGGCAAAACAAACCTACAgcatcaaatgaaaaataatgtggACGCTACATCTTTAGTTGATAATGGCAATATTGGATATGAGATGAGGTGTGTGTTGTATAATGTGGGTGCGGCTCATAGCCGGCTAGCTGCAGCACAGGATAGGTCACCACCATTAGTATCGTCCAGTATGCCAACAACAGTTGATGGAGAAATTCCATCAAACAATGCTCTTAAGATAGCTTGCACACACTTGCAGTGTGCTGCATGGGCTTTTCAG CAATTGCTTGGTGGAGATGGATCCAATAATGAACAAACTAAGTGGAACCATCGACAGCAGCCGCAAGTTGCAAGCCGTGCAGCTCTTGAATTTGCATACAATGTGACACTAGCACAAGCCCAAGAGTGCATACTGGAGAAAAGCATGATGGATGGCCGAAAACctcttataatag CTAAAGTATCAGCTATGATATGTGAGTATTTTGCTGGAGCAGTGGATGCAGTTCAAAGAGTGGAACGAGAGCCGTATTGTATAAGCACCAATAGGCTTGAG aaGTGGAGACTATACTCTGAGTTCAAATGCAGATATTATGGTGCAGTAACTGCCCTATTTCAGGGACAACATGTCCAGGATCAGCTGCAGCAAATGGGGACCCGTGTGTCATATTACCGACGAGCAGTAAATTTGCTCGGCCGAGCTGGTTTGATATCGGAAAGTGGTGGTAAAACAGCAGCATCGATGTCTAAAGATGAAGATTCAGCAGATGATGACTACTACTATTACTTACAATCAGAACATGGACGCTCAGGCGCTGGTCGATCTGCGGCTGCCAAA gAATTGGAGATGCGAAGAGATACTTTGTCATTTGCAATGGATGTGGCTGCAGCAAAGTGGCGAGCAGCTAAGTCAGAAAATGAGCTTATCTATCATGAACCTGTGGTTCCTGTGCTGTCTGATGACGATGATAGTGATTGTTTAGGAAATACTTCATCTAAAACCAATATTAATCGTCGTCAGTTAGATAGGGTCAAGGGTGCATCTCTGGTCAAGCCTATAGCATTTGGTGTTGATGATCCTGAGCTATTAACTGTTGTTCTGGTCTCCAATAATAATGAGTCATCTAATGTTACTACAACTACATTATTCAAAGATCTAGTGCCTACAATTACCCGTCATCGAGCTGCAATGTACCG AACAGAGAAGTGCAACCTTGAAGCAGATATGCAATCATTGTGCCAAGAAGCAGATGACCGTTTAAATGAATTCTCAGACACATTACATCTAGAGTGCTTAGAAATGTATAAAGGCAAAAATAGTGAATTTAGCGATGGtagtaatgaaaataatgatgtATCAGAACTCCCACAA CAATTGGTAAATTGTTGTGCTGCATATCAAGCCTTATTGCAACAACAACAAGAAAAGAATGGAACTACATCTAGTGCAGTTGAAGAAGATCAGTTGGACATTGACATGGCTCGACTATCAGCTGCGGTCCAAGCTGTAGATGGTATGCTGGATGAAATAGATAGATTTCTAAAG ACTGAAGAACTTGGGGACTCCGAATATCGGCGTACGGTTGGTCGTCCATATGATTACTCTGCTGGTAGGATGCGTGAATTACGCCGAGAAGCTTCCCGGTATAGAGAAGCACACGTTGGCCGGGCACGAGACAGCTGGGTGACTCTTAGTCGAGCAGTACGGGATCGTCGTCGCCGGGACCTAGAGCTGCTAGCATTACCACCGGCTGAACTAGCGGCACGCTTACCGCCAGCTCGTCCTGCGATATCTGCCATCGCGTCTGAAGTTGCTGCCTCTGGTTCTGTGGAATCGTCTTATGATGCTG TAGAATCATCGGACCAAAATGAAGACTCTGAATCAGACGATGGTAGTGATAGTCGATTACGAATGTTGCAACGAGAATCAATAAAACGTTTGGATCGGCTTAATATGGTAGTTGGCAAAATGAAAGAAGTACGTGAGCAACGCCAGACGCTATTGGTCCGACTTCGAGACGAAATGAACCGAGAGGATAAGGACGCCGCAGCTGCAGGGATGGAAGAAGCAGAAATGCTAGGAGAACTACGAGGTTCTGATGTTGATGTTACTGTGGCGGTGAAAAAAAGATTGGATGATCGCTACGGAAATTTG gtaagcaTGATTGATCAGAACCTGTCAGCCCAACTAAACATTTTGGATGCTGTGAGGTCGGCATATGCACGAGCTGCACCTGAACGACGAGCATTTGCCAATGCCATGCAACGACGTCGGACTCTTGTATCGTCTTTATTAGATGCATACGAAAGTTTTGTGGTTTCCAATGGTGGGACACCATTAGAAACTTGTGGTGAAACTATGGCAGCATCACCGAACTGTGGACTACTTCCAGACGCGGTTCTAGCTGAACGGTGTGCAAAGGGCTTAGATTTCTATCAACGATTGTTGACTAAcgtatcaaaattattacaacgtGTAAAAG GCACGTGCCAAGTGCAAACCGAACAACGGGATCAGATGATAAAACAACATCAAAAGTGGGAAGCCACGACACAAGATTTGGATGATGACTCAACTGCCACAATTGGTGGTCTTGATGATTTACTTGCTGCTGTCTCGGGCATTGATGATCAAGATCATCAACAGGATGACTTGGCTGCTTTGATTAAAAGTTTTGGCAGTAGTGGTGGACCTAATAAGCCAGTTGCACCTCTTGGAAGCAGTCATTGGGACGAGCAGCATAACCATCTTCGCAGACTTTCACCTCTTGGATCTGAACAGCAACAAcagcaaaaacaatattatcaccAGTACCGTCATAATCAAGTACAACTACCGCCGTCATCTTCATTTAACCCCAATGATGGTAGCATTCAATACTATGCTAACAATCTACCTTCTACAAAAGGAACTTATAATCGTCATAACAGTCAGCAACAGCCAGCATCTGCAATATCAACACATTATTCATATCCAACTGCTTACAATGTTTCTGCAGGTTCAACAGCACTGACAGCACCAGAAAATTCTTCTACTTCATCACTTCCATCTCCTTCGATATCGTCATCATCTATcccttataactattataattatcaattactcACAAGTAAATCTGCACTACCATCATCATCATACAACAACATTATGACTGCTGCAGCTACTAGTGGTGATATTGATTTACCCGCGATGCCTTTGATGAATGCTCTCCATTTGAATGATAATAATGGCAGTAGCCAAAACGTAATTTCTTCTTATAGTCAAAGTAGTAGTAGTGATGTCTTCCCAAATGCAGCAGCAGCAGTTGCAGTTTTGCAACGGCCTCTACCATCACAATACAGTGGTATTGGTTATGGCGCTGCCAGTGGTTATGGTTATCACCATCCTCATACATTATTAGCATCACGACAGCAACAGTTTTATCCGCCACAAAAGTACCAACAACAAAATTCAACAGCGGCCACCAATGCTGGTGCGACAAATGTTGGAACAGCAGGTGTATTTGTACAACAAAATCAACAGCAATTAATAGGGGGAAATAATGGTTTATCTGCTGGTATACAGTCATCATTGCCGATGTCTTCACCTCCAATTTCGACAGCTAGTGTTAACAGTAGTAGTCTATCAGCAGTAACACAATCGTCTTCCATTTCCACTAGTGGTGGTACATCAACTGTTGCCAATTTCTATCATCAATTACCATCACAATTGctacagcaacagcagcagcaacaacaacaacagcagcagcagcagcagcaacaacaacaacaacagcagcagcaacaacaacaacaacaacagcagcagcaacaacaacaacaacagcagcagcaacaacaacaacttcAAATGTATCAACAGCAACTACAGGAACAGAAACCTCAGCAACAGATACCACAGCAGCCACATTTGTACCAACAGCAAATGCAGCCTCAATTGTATCCACAGCAGCATCCTCAACTGTACCAACAACAAACACAAACACCTCAGATGTATCAACagttacaacaacaacaacagcccCAGCAATTAACAACTTCAGTCGGAAATACTACTGCTAAATTTTACTATCCATCACCACTACAGCAACAAGCTTCCCAACTGTACCAACCACATCATCAGCAACAACTTCAAATGCAACCACCATCGATTTTGACGACCTCTGCAGTAACTAGTAGTTTGCAGCAACAACCGTCATTGTCAAACAACACTACTAGTATTGGCAGTAGTTATTATCAACAACTCCAACATCATCCACCAACAACGGTGATGCCAGCAACTACGTTTAATACGGTACCAACAActcctaataattatatttatcagcaGCCGCCAATGGCGACAGTATCCTTCAACCAACATCAACAGCAGCCACAGTATTATCAACAACAGTTTCCTATAGTTGGTGATGGTAGTGGTGTTGGTATGGGCGGTAGCTTGGCCACTATGACATCAACTGTTACTCCAATCCTAAATTTGTTGGACGATGATCTGGTAATATCGGGCCCACCACCAATTCAACCAGAAAAAATTGGCGTCAGTAGTGTCAGTGATACCGTTACTACATCAGCCAATATCAGTAAAAAATGA
- the LOC132923999 gene encoding uncharacterized protein LOC132923999 isoform X2, translating to MEGVPRLYMIGLPAKQCVYNQKPDFSSALNHEIQKSYDRDPSLYSADIDTLLGLRQSAMNVMMSSACSVEECTALKRYYANLVRLTDKFPKLLQQQGTGLKESYDDVEVGTARESKPLIFKWKRALGGKTNLQHQMKNNVDATSLVDNGNIGYEMRCVLYNVGAAHSRLAAAQDRSPPLVSSSMPTTVDGEIPSNNALKIACTHLQCAAWAFQQLLGGDGSNNEQTKWNHRQQPQVASRAALEFAYNVTLAQAQECILEKSMMDGRKPLIIAKVSAMICEYFAGAVDAVQRVEREPYCISTNRLEKWRLYSEFKCRYYGAVTALFQGQHVQDQLQQMGTRVSYYRRAVNLLGRAGLISESGGKTAASMSKDEDSADDDYYYYLQSEHGRSGAGRSAAAKELEMRRDTLSFAMDVAAAKWRAAKSENELIYHEPVVPVLSDDDDSDCLGNTSSKTNINRRQLDRVKGASLVKPIAFGVDDPELLTVVLVSNNNESSNVTTTTLFKDLVPTITRHRAAMYRTEKCNLEADMQSLCQEADDRLNEFSDTLHLECLEMYKGKNSEFSDGSNENNDVSELPQQLVNCCAAYQALLQQQQEKNGTTSSAVEEDQLDIDMARLSAAVQAVDGMLDEIDRFLKTEELGDSEYRRTVGRPYDYSAGRMRELRREASRYREAHVGRARDSWVTLSRAVRDRRRRDLELLALPPAELAARLPPARPAISAIASEVAASGSVESSYDAESSDQNEDSESDDGSDSRLRMLQRESIKRLDRLNMVVGKMKEVREQRQTLLVRLRDEMNREDKDAAAAGMEEAEMLGELRGSDVDVTVAVKKRLDDRYGNLVSMIDQNLSAQLNILDAVRSAYARAAPERRAFANAMQRRRTLVSSLLDAYESFVVSNGGTPLETCGETMAASPNCGLLPDAVLAERCAKGLDFYQRLLTNVSKLLQRVKGTCQVQTEQRDQMIKQHQKWEATTQDLDDDSTATIGGLDDLLAAVSGIDDQDHQQDDLAALIKSFGSSGGPNKPVAPLGSSHWDEQHNHLRRLSPLGSEQQQQQKQYYHQYRHNQVQLPPSSSFNPNDGSIQYYANNLPSTKGTYNRHNSQQQPASAISTHYSYPTAYNVSAGSTALTAPENSSTSSLPSPSISSSSIPYNYYNYQLLTSKSALPSSSYNNIMTAAATSGDIDLPAMPLMNALHLNDNNGSSQNVISSYSQSSSSDVFPNAAAAVAVLQRPLPSQYSGIGYGAASGYGYHHPHTLLASRQQQFYPPQKYQQQNSTAATNAGATNVGTAGVFVQQNQQQLIGGNNGLSAGIQSSLPMSSPPISTASVNSSSLSAVTQSSSISTSGGTSTVANFYHQLPSQLLQQQQQQQQQQQQQQQQQQQQQQQQQQQQQQQQQQQQQQQQQQQQLQMYQQQLQEQKPQQQIPQQPHLYQQQMQPQLYPQQHPQLYQQQTQTPQMYQQLQQQQQPQQLTTSVGNTTAKFYYPSPLQQQASQLYQPHHQQQLQMQPPSILTTSAVTSSLQQQPSLSNNTTSIGSSYYQQLQHHPPTTVMPATTFNTVPTTPNNYIYQQPPMATVSFNQHQQQPQYYQQQFPIVGDGSGVGMGGSLATMTSTVTPILNLLDDDLVISGPPPIQPEKIGVSSVSDTVTTSANISKK from the exons ATGGAAGGTGTACCACGATTATATATGATTGGCTTACCAGCCAAACAGTGTGTTTACAACCAGAAACCTGATTTTTCATCAGCTTTAAatcat gAAATACAAAAATCATATGACCGAGATCCCAGTTTGTATTCTGCTGACATTGACACATTACTTGGACTCAGACAATCTGCTATGAATGTCATGATGTCATCAGCTTGCAGTGTAGAAGAGTGCACAGCATTAAAACGTTACTATGCAAACCTTGTTCGATTAACAGATAAGTTTCCTAAACTGTTGCAGCAACAAGGTACAGGACTAAAAGAATCTTATGATGATGTTGAAGTTGGGACGGCTAGAGAATCAAAACCATTGATATTTAAATG gaAACGAGCTCTTGGTGGCAAAACAAACCTACAgcatcaaatgaaaaataatgtggACGCTACATCTTTAGTTGATAATGGCAATATTGGATATGAGATGAGGTGTGTGTTGTATAATGTGGGTGCGGCTCATAGCCGGCTAGCTGCAGCACAGGATAGGTCACCACCATTAGTATCGTCCAGTATGCCAACAACAGTTGATGGAGAAATTCCATCAAACAATGCTCTTAAGATAGCTTGCACACACTTGCAGTGTGCTGCATGGGCTTTTCAG CAATTGCTTGGTGGAGATGGATCCAATAATGAACAAACTAAGTGGAACCATCGACAGCAGCCGCAAGTTGCAAGCCGTGCAGCTCTTGAATTTGCATACAATGTGACACTAGCACAAGCCCAAGAGTGCATACTGGAGAAAAGCATGATGGATGGCCGAAAACctcttataatag CTAAAGTATCAGCTATGATATGTGAGTATTTTGCTGGAGCAGTGGATGCAGTTCAAAGAGTGGAACGAGAGCCGTATTGTATAAGCACCAATAGGCTTGAG aaGTGGAGACTATACTCTGAGTTCAAATGCAGATATTATGGTGCAGTAACTGCCCTATTTCAGGGACAACATGTCCAGGATCAGCTGCAGCAAATGGGGACCCGTGTGTCATATTACCGACGAGCAGTAAATTTGCTCGGCCGAGCTGGTTTGATATCGGAAAGTGGTGGTAAAACAGCAGCATCGATGTCTAAAGATGAAGATTCAGCAGATGATGACTACTACTATTACTTACAATCAGAACATGGACGCTCAGGCGCTGGTCGATCTGCGGCTGCCAAA gAATTGGAGATGCGAAGAGATACTTTGTCATTTGCAATGGATGTGGCTGCAGCAAAGTGGCGAGCAGCTAAGTCAGAAAATGAGCTTATCTATCATGAACCTGTGGTTCCTGTGCTGTCTGATGACGATGATAGTGATTGTTTAGGAAATACTTCATCTAAAACCAATATTAATCGTCGTCAGTTAGATAGGGTCAAGGGTGCATCTCTGGTCAAGCCTATAGCATTTGGTGTTGATGATCCTGAGCTATTAACTGTTGTTCTGGTCTCCAATAATAATGAGTCATCTAATGTTACTACAACTACATTATTCAAAGATCTAGTGCCTACAATTACCCGTCATCGAGCTGCAATGTACCG AACAGAGAAGTGCAACCTTGAAGCAGATATGCAATCATTGTGCCAAGAAGCAGATGACCGTTTAAATGAATTCTCAGACACATTACATCTAGAGTGCTTAGAAATGTATAAAGGCAAAAATAGTGAATTTAGCGATGGtagtaatgaaaataatgatgtATCAGAACTCCCACAA CAATTGGTAAATTGTTGTGCTGCATATCAAGCCTTATTGCAACAACAACAAGAAAAGAATGGAACTACATCTAGTGCAGTTGAAGAAGATCAGTTGGACATTGACATGGCTCGACTATCAGCTGCGGTCCAAGCTGTAGATGGTATGCTGGATGAAATAGATAGATTTCTAAAG ACTGAAGAACTTGGGGACTCCGAATATCGGCGTACGGTTGGTCGTCCATATGATTACTCTGCTGGTAGGATGCGTGAATTACGCCGAGAAGCTTCCCGGTATAGAGAAGCACACGTTGGCCGGGCACGAGACAGCTGGGTGACTCTTAGTCGAGCAGTACGGGATCGTCGTCGCCGGGACCTAGAGCTGCTAGCATTACCACCGGCTGAACTAGCGGCACGCTTACCGCCAGCTCGTCCTGCGATATCTGCCATCGCGTCTGAAGTTGCTGCCTCTGGTTCTGTGGAATCGTCTTATGATGCTG AATCATCGGACCAAAATGAAGACTCTGAATCAGACGATGGTAGTGATAGTCGATTACGAATGTTGCAACGAGAATCAATAAAACGTTTGGATCGGCTTAATATGGTAGTTGGCAAAATGAAAGAAGTACGTGAGCAACGCCAGACGCTATTGGTCCGACTTCGAGACGAAATGAACCGAGAGGATAAGGACGCCGCAGCTGCAGGGATGGAAGAAGCAGAAATGCTAGGAGAACTACGAGGTTCTGATGTTGATGTTACTGTGGCGGTGAAAAAAAGATTGGATGATCGCTACGGAAATTTG gtaagcaTGATTGATCAGAACCTGTCAGCCCAACTAAACATTTTGGATGCTGTGAGGTCGGCATATGCACGAGCTGCACCTGAACGACGAGCATTTGCCAATGCCATGCAACGACGTCGGACTCTTGTATCGTCTTTATTAGATGCATACGAAAGTTTTGTGGTTTCCAATGGTGGGACACCATTAGAAACTTGTGGTGAAACTATGGCAGCATCACCGAACTGTGGACTACTTCCAGACGCGGTTCTAGCTGAACGGTGTGCAAAGGGCTTAGATTTCTATCAACGATTGTTGACTAAcgtatcaaaattattacaacgtGTAAAAG GCACGTGCCAAGTGCAAACCGAACAACGGGATCAGATGATAAAACAACATCAAAAGTGGGAAGCCACGACACAAGATTTGGATGATGACTCAACTGCCACAATTGGTGGTCTTGATGATTTACTTGCTGCTGTCTCGGGCATTGATGATCAAGATCATCAACAGGATGACTTGGCTGCTTTGATTAAAAGTTTTGGCAGTAGTGGTGGACCTAATAAGCCAGTTGCACCTCTTGGAAGCAGTCATTGGGACGAGCAGCATAACCATCTTCGCAGACTTTCACCTCTTGGATCTGAACAGCAACAAcagcaaaaacaatattatcaccAGTACCGTCATAATCAAGTACAACTACCGCCGTCATCTTCATTTAACCCCAATGATGGTAGCATTCAATACTATGCTAACAATCTACCTTCTACAAAAGGAACTTATAATCGTCATAACAGTCAGCAACAGCCAGCATCTGCAATATCAACACATTATTCATATCCAACTGCTTACAATGTTTCTGCAGGTTCAACAGCACTGACAGCACCAGAAAATTCTTCTACTTCATCACTTCCATCTCCTTCGATATCGTCATCATCTATcccttataactattataattatcaattactcACAAGTAAATCTGCACTACCATCATCATCATACAACAACATTATGACTGCTGCAGCTACTAGTGGTGATATTGATTTACCCGCGATGCCTTTGATGAATGCTCTCCATTTGAATGATAATAATGGCAGTAGCCAAAACGTAATTTCTTCTTATAGTCAAAGTAGTAGTAGTGATGTCTTCCCAAATGCAGCAGCAGCAGTTGCAGTTTTGCAACGGCCTCTACCATCACAATACAGTGGTATTGGTTATGGCGCTGCCAGTGGTTATGGTTATCACCATCCTCATACATTATTAGCATCACGACAGCAACAGTTTTATCCGCCACAAAAGTACCAACAACAAAATTCAACAGCGGCCACCAATGCTGGTGCGACAAATGTTGGAACAGCAGGTGTATTTGTACAACAAAATCAACAGCAATTAATAGGGGGAAATAATGGTTTATCTGCTGGTATACAGTCATCATTGCCGATGTCTTCACCTCCAATTTCGACAGCTAGTGTTAACAGTAGTAGTCTATCAGCAGTAACACAATCGTCTTCCATTTCCACTAGTGGTGGTACATCAACTGTTGCCAATTTCTATCATCAATTACCATCACAATTGctacagcaacagcagcagcaacaacaacaacagcagcagcagcagcagcaacaacaacaacaacagcagcagcaacaacaacaacaacaacagcagcagcaacaacaacaacaacagcagcagcaacaacaacaacttcAAATGTATCAACAGCAACTACAGGAACAGAAACCTCAGCAACAGATACCACAGCAGCCACATTTGTACCAACAGCAAATGCAGCCTCAATTGTATCCACAGCAGCATCCTCAACTGTACCAACAACAAACACAAACACCTCAGATGTATCAACagttacaacaacaacaacagcccCAGCAATTAACAACTTCAGTCGGAAATACTACTGCTAAATTTTACTATCCATCACCACTACAGCAACAAGCTTCCCAACTGTACCAACCACATCATCAGCAACAACTTCAAATGCAACCACCATCGATTTTGACGACCTCTGCAGTAACTAGTAGTTTGCAGCAACAACCGTCATTGTCAAACAACACTACTAGTATTGGCAGTAGTTATTATCAACAACTCCAACATCATCCACCAACAACGGTGATGCCAGCAACTACGTTTAATACGGTACCAACAActcctaataattatatttatcagcaGCCGCCAATGGCGACAGTATCCTTCAACCAACATCAACAGCAGCCACAGTATTATCAACAACAGTTTCCTATAGTTGGTGATGGTAGTGGTGTTGGTATGGGCGGTAGCTTGGCCACTATGACATCAACTGTTACTCCAATCCTAAATTTGTTGGACGATGATCTGGTAATATCGGGCCCACCACCAATTCAACCAGAAAAAATTGGCGTCAGTAGTGTCAGTGATACCGTTACTACATCAGCCAATATCAGTAAAAAATGA